The region TCGGACACCCGAAACGACGAGTTGGTCTTGTGGTGGAAGCAACGAGCTTAAATTCTGCAGCTCATACCCAAACCGTACGTCAGGCTTGTCGCTTCCGAATCTGTCCATCGCATCCGCCAGTGTCATACGAGGGAACGGACCTTTTAGAGGTTGATCGGTAAATGGCCATGATTTCCTCAGTACTGCCTCTACCAACGCGATCACCTTCTCACGATCGGTGAAGGATAGTTCAATATCAAGCTGCGTAAACTCTGGCTGTCGATCGGGTCGTGTCGACTCGTCACGGTAACAGCGGGCGATCTGAAagtatcgatcgatggctCCAACCATCAGCATCTGTTTGAATTGTTGCGGGCTTTGGACGAGCGAGTAAAAGTGGCCTGGTTTACGCGAAGGAACGACAAACTCTTGAGCACCCTGCATGCGTGGGGAGAGATATTGATTAATTCGATTGGTTACGTTGCTGATAAGACCGATAACTTACACCCGGTGTACGCCGGAACAGGGTTGGTGTTTCAACTTCCAGAAATCCGAAATCGTTGATCATACATTCGCGCATCTTCATGATGACCTGTGATCTTAAGCGAAGGTTCCGTTGCATCTGAGCATTCCGCAGATCGATGTACCGATACTCGAGCCGAAGATTCTCCTTGGCACGGTTATGATCCTTTACATTGATCGGTAACCGTTTCTTGGATTCATTTAATACTTCCAGCTGCTCCACATGGACTTCAATCTCGCCCGTTGGCATGAATCGATTCTGTTGACCATCTGGCCGTAGTTGCACCTTCCCCGTGACTCGTAAGATCGATTCGAATGGCAAACCGTCCAGCGGTATCCGTGGGCCATCCTCTTCCGCAATCAGCGCCTGAACTGTTCCGTATCCATCGCGGAGGGTGAAGAACTTATTCATTCGCGAaaactccaaccaaccacagaGTGTGACGGATTGGCCAGCGTGATCGGCACGCAGTTCCCCGCAGGTGTGGGTCCGCGTTGTGAACTCGTTTGTTGCGTTGGTGGAAAGGATTTCCGGAGACGTTATCGGGCCATCTGGCTGGATCTGCCTTTCTCCCAGTTGATCCGTGCTTGCCGTCGTCTTTAGGGTGGATTTGGGTGCATTTAGAGCCTCACATTGAAGCAAATTTGACTGCCGTTTGTCGGAGGACTGTTGCTGTGAAGGAAATCATCCAGTAACTACGAGATAACGATAACAGGTCGCGAAAAACGGAATTAGCATACCAGAACGGTGAAAGGTCGGCTTGATATCTTATCGAACGCACCGCTTCTTCTCTTGGCAACCGATGAGCGGATGGAAAACTTTAGCAACAATCTAGCGTTATTCCTCAACATTATGAAGCAGTATTTTAAACAATAACAAGGCGATTAAATACTAGAACACTTTTTGATTTTGGATGACGAAATTGCCGGTTTTCCACGGCCGATTTGTTTACGCGAAGAACTCACCGGCACACTGGATGCGCCACATGCTGCACGAGGGCAAAATGTGTACGAAATCTGGTTCAGGTTGGTTCGGAGAACAGAAAAAGTTgctattttcttttaatttacaTCGTCAATCCATAATATTTATTTCGATTAAAAACTAATCGCATCGCAGtcttcgaaaaaaaggaaaatctgcGCATCGGGCCACCATCTCGGTggtattaaaaattaaatcgaTTGTTCAGGTGCACGATAAATAGAATCTGGTCGTCTAAGCATCGTCCACGGTCGGAAGCCAGAATGCCATGTTCGTACAGGCGGAC is a window of Anopheles aquasalis chromosome 2, idAnoAquaMG_Q_19, whole genome shotgun sequence DNA encoding:
- the LOC126581448 gene encoding aspartate--tRNA ligase, mitochondrial isoform X2, yielding MLRNNARLLLKFSIRSSVAKRRSGAFDKISSRPFTVLSSDKRQSNLLQCEALNAPKSTLKTTASTDQLGERQIQPDGPITSPEILSTNATNEFTTRTHTCGELRADHAGQSVTLCGWLEFSRMNKFFTLRDGYGTVQALIAEEDGPRIPLDGLPFESILRVTGKVQLRPDGQQNRFMPTGEIEVHVEQLEVLNESKKRLPINVKDHNRAKENLRLEYRYIDLRNAQMQRNLRLRSQVIMKMRECMINDFGFLEVETPTLFRRTPGGAQEFVVPSRKPGHFYSLVQSPQQFKQMLMVGAIDRYFQIARCYRDESTRPDRQPEFTQLDIELSFTDREKVIALVEAVLRKSWPFTDQPLKGPFPRMTLADAMDRFGSDKPDVRFGYELQNLSSLLPPQDQLVVSGVREQDFRAYAIVIRAQEARQLPGGVRKTLDKIAKKSNYCKFTMSKITSDWNTGPIVRLLGQSATEAVSGKLNLEPDDVLFLGWGKQSYVQNMMGRVRLAVYEMLESRSLVPKRATHAHSFLWVIDFPMFAENEDTGTIESTHHPFTAPHPEDASKLADSVPADAELFKIRSLAYDLVWNGVEIGGGSIRIHRSELQRRVLRDVLNIEHDHLGHLLDALDSGCPPHGGFAIGLDRYVSLLCSAASIRDVIAFPKSLDGKDPLSKAPVPISEEEKRIYHIKVIE
- the LOC126581448 gene encoding aspartate--tRNA ligase, mitochondrial isoform X1; the encoded protein is MLRNNARLLLKFSIRSSVAKRRSGAFDKISSRPFTVLQQSSDKRQSNLLQCEALNAPKSTLKTTASTDQLGERQIQPDGPITSPEILSTNATNEFTTRTHTCGELRADHAGQSVTLCGWLEFSRMNKFFTLRDGYGTVQALIAEEDGPRIPLDGLPFESILRVTGKVQLRPDGQQNRFMPTGEIEVHVEQLEVLNESKKRLPINVKDHNRAKENLRLEYRYIDLRNAQMQRNLRLRSQVIMKMRECMINDFGFLEVETPTLFRRTPGGAQEFVVPSRKPGHFYSLVQSPQQFKQMLMVGAIDRYFQIARCYRDESTRPDRQPEFTQLDIELSFTDREKVIALVEAVLRKSWPFTDQPLKGPFPRMTLADAMDRFGSDKPDVRFGYELQNLSSLLPPQDQLVVSGVREQDFRAYAIVIRAQEARQLPGGVRKTLDKIAKKSNYCKFTMSKITSDWNTGPIVRLLGQSATEAVSGKLNLEPDDVLFLGWGKQSYVQNMMGRVRLAVYEMLESRSLVPKRATHAHSFLWVIDFPMFAENEDTGTIESTHHPFTAPHPEDASKLADSVPADAELFKIRSLAYDLVWNGVEIGGGSIRIHRSELQRRVLRDVLNIEHDHLGHLLDALDSGCPPHGGFAIGLDRYVSLLCSAASIRDVIAFPKSLDGKDPLSKAPVPISEEEKRIYHIKVIE